The following coding sequences lie in one Arabidopsis thaliana chromosome 3, partial sequence genomic window:
- the MYR2 gene encoding Homeodomain-like superfamily protein (Homeodomain-like superfamily protein; FUNCTIONS IN: sequence-specific DNA binding transcription factor activity; INVOLVED IN: regulation of transcription; EXPRESSED IN: 9 plant structures; EXPRESSED DURING: 4 anthesis, 4 leaf senescence stage, petal differentiation and expansion stage; CONTAINS InterPro DOMAIN/s: Homeodomain-like (InterPro:IPR009057), Myb, DNA-binding (InterPro:IPR014778), HTH transcriptional regulator, Myb-type, DNA-binding (InterPro:IPR017930), Myb-like DNA-binding domain, SHAQKYF class (InterPro:IPR006447), Homeodomain-related (InterPro:IPR012287); BEST Arabidopsis thaliana protein match is: myb-related protein 1 (TAIR:AT5G18240.4); Has 35333 Blast hits to 34131 proteins in 2444 species: Archae - 798; Bacteria - 22429; Metazoa - 974; Fungi - 991; Plants - 531; Viruses - 0; Other Eukaryotes - 9610 (source: NCBI BLink).), with product MYYQNQHQGKNILSSSRMHITSERHPFLRGNSPGDSGLILSTDAKPRLKWTPDLHERFIEAVNQLGGADTTPKTIMKVMGIPGLTLYHLKSHLQKYRLSKNLNGQANNSFNKIGIMTMMEEKTPDADEIQSENLSIGPQPNKNSPIGEALQMQIEVQRRLHEQLEVQRHLQLRIEAQGKYLQSVLEKAQETLGRQNLGAAGIEAAKVQLSELVSKVSAEYPNSSFLEPKELQNLCSQQMQTNYPPDCSLESCLTSSEGTQKNSKMLENNRLGLRTYIGDSTSEQKEIMEEPLFQRMELTWTEGLRGNPYLSTMVSEAEQRISYSERSPGRLSIGVGLHGHKSQHQQGNNEDHKLETRNRKGMDSTTELDLNTHVENYCTTRTKQFDLNGFSWN from the exons ATGTATTACCAAAACCAGCACCAAGGAAAGAACATCCTCTCATCTTCAAGAATGCATATAACTTCTGAAAGGCATCCATTCCTTAGAGGGAATAGTCCAGGTGATTCTGGACTTATCCTATCAACCGATGCAAAGCCACGCCTAAAATGGACTCCAGATCTTCATGAGAGATTCATTGAAGCAGTCAATCAACTCGGTGGAGCAGATA CTACTCCTAAGACAATCATGAAAGTCATGGGGATTCCAGGCCTTACCTTATACCATCTCAAAAGTCATCTTCAG AAATACAGGCTGAGCAAGAATCTCAACGGACAAGCTAACAACAGCTTCAACAAAATAGGTATAATGACCATGATGGAAGAAAAGACTCCTGATGCAGACGAAATTCAAAGCGAGAATTTAAGCATTGGACCACAGCCAAACAA GAATTCACCAATAGGTGAAGCACTGCAAATGCAAATAGAGGTCCAAAGAAGGCTTCATGAGCAACTTGAG GTACAGCGACATTTGCAGCTTAGGATAGAGGCTCAAGGGAAGTACCTGCAATCGGTTTTGGAGAAAGCACAAGAGACTCTTGGAAGACAGAACCTCGGTGCAGCTGGGATCGAAGCTGCCAAAGTTCAACTCTCGGAACTAGTATCTAAAGTATCAGCAGAGTACCCAAACTCTAGTTTCCTAGAACCAAAAGAACTTCAAAACCTATGCTCACAACAGATGCAAACAAACTATCCACCTGATTGCTCTCTTGAAAGTTGCCTGACCTCAAGCGAGGGAACGCAGAAAAACTCGAAAATGCTAGAGAACAACAGATTAGGACTAAGAACGTATATTGGTGATTCAACATCGGAGCAGAAAGAGATTATGGAAGAACCATTGTTCCAAAGAATGGAGCTCACATGGACAGAAGGTCTAAGAGGGAATCCATATCTTTCAACAATGGTGAGTGAAGCAGAACAAAGAATCTCATATTCAGAAAGAAGTCCAGGTAGATTATCAATAGGAGTAGGATTGCACGGACACAAAAGCCAACATCAACAAGGCAACAATGAGGATCATAAGCTTGAAACACGAAACCGGAAAGGCATGGATTCAACAACAGAGCTAGATCTCAACACACATGTTGAAAACTATTGTACAACGCGTACGAAACAGTTCGACTTGAATGGTTTCAGCTGGAACTGA
- a CDS encoding uncharacterized protein (unknown protein; BEST Arabidopsis thaliana protein match is: unknown protein (TAIR:AT5G18250.1); Has 58 Blast hits to 58 proteins in 12 species: Archae - 0; Bacteria - 0; Metazoa - 0; Fungi - 0; Plants - 58; Viruses - 0; Other Eukaryotes - 0 (source: NCBI BLink).) codes for MSATMADSGKEIGSRCHHCAGPLTKNLETNEWTVAPFIRDSFSMIGSAVGGTASAFIGFHHVMPIVRKWIKGPMWLHFLVGAPPVIVVSSACAGLAGGAVPALAQLASSSYHAAVHSSQPPQGQDKNQLHNSSTISPL; via the exons ATGTCTGCAACAATGGCGGATTCAGGAAAGGAGATCGGATCCAGATGTCATCACTGCGCAGGCCCTCTTACGAAAAATCTG GAAACCAACGAATGGACTGTGGCTCCGTTTATCAGGGATAGCTTCTCTATG ATTGGATCAGCTGTTGGTGGTACTGCAAGTGCTTTCATTGGGTTTCACCATG TAATGCCGATTGTACGCAAGTGGATCAAAGGACCCATGTGGTTGCATTTTCTTGTTGGT GCTCCACCTGTGATAGTTGTTTCATCAGCCTGTGCTGGACTTGCAG GTGGCGCTGTACCGGCTTTAGCACAGCTTGCATCGTCGTCTTATCATGCGGCTGTTCATTCATCTCAGCCACCACAAGGGCAAGATAAGAACCAATTGCACAATTCCTCTACCATTTCTCCTTTGTAG
- a CDS encoding Pyruvate kinase family protein (Pyruvate kinase family protein; FUNCTIONS IN: pyruvate kinase activity, magnesium ion binding, potassium ion binding, catalytic activity; INVOLVED IN: glycolysis; LOCATED IN: cellular_component unknown; CONTAINS InterPro DOMAIN/s: Pyruvate kinase, C-terminal-like (InterPro:IPR015795), Pyruvate kinase, active site (InterPro:IPR018209), Pyruvate kinase, beta-barrel-like (InterPro:IPR011037), Pyruvate kinase, alpha/beta (InterPro:IPR015794), Pyruvate/Phosphoenolpyruvate kinase, catalytic core (InterPro:IPR015813), Pyruvate kinase (InterPro:IPR001697), Pyruvate kinase, barrel (InterPro:IPR015793); BEST Arabidopsis thaliana protein match is: Pyruvate kinase family protein (TAIR:AT3G55650.1); Has 10206 Blast hits to 10085 proteins in 2691 species: Archae - 168; Bacteria - 6015; Metazoa - 552; Fungi - 219; Plants - 544; Viruses - 0; Other Eukaryotes - 2708 (source: NCBI BLink).) produces MEKLLAGQTNNGSLKSKTKIVCTLGPASRSVEMVEKLLKAGMNVARFNFSHGSHSYHQETLDNLRTAMENTCIPCAVMLDTKGPEIRTGFLKEGKPVELIQGQEITISTDYTMEGDSNTISMSYKKLAEDLKSGDVILCSDGTISLTVLSCDKNLGLVRARCENSAVLGERKNVNLPGIVVDLPTLTEKDQEDILQWGVPNKIDIIALSFVRKGSDLVEVRKLLGENAKSIMLMSKVENQEGVMNFDKILEYSDAFMVARGDLGMEIPIEKMFLAQKMMIQKANALGKPIVTATQMLESMTKSPRPTRAEATDVANAVLDGTDCVMLSGETAAGAHPETAVLTMSRICKEAEDFIDYDTMHKKIQDIVSLPLSPIESLAASAVSTARSLCAAAIVVLTKGGYTVELVAKYRPSVPILSVIVPEITRTDDFEWSCSESAAHVARRGLIYRGIVPVMATGASARSSNKDSTEETIQFAIEFAKKKGICKTGDSIVALHKIDGSSVVKILNVE; encoded by the exons ATGGAGAAGTTACTTGCTggacaaacaaacaatggaTCCCTCAAGTCAAAGACGAAGATCGTCTGTACTCTCGGACCGGCTTCGAGATCGGTTGAGATGGTTGAGAAGCTTCTCAAAGCCGGTATGAACGTAGCCCGGTTCAACTTCTCCCATGGTTCTCACTCATACCATCAAGAAACTCTTGACAATCTCAGAACCGCCATGGAGAACACTTGTATTCCCTGTGCCGTCATGCTCGACACCAAG GGTCCTGAGATCCGAACCGGGTTTCTCAAAGAAGGCAAACCGGTTGAGCTAATTCAAGGTCAAGAGATTACAATCTCAACTGATTACACCATGGAAGGAGATTCAAACACAATCTCAATGAGTTACAAGAAACTTGCTGAAGATCTCAAGTCCGGTGACGTGATTCTCTGTTCCGACGGTACAATCTCTCTTACCGTCTTGTCTTGTGACAAGAATCTCGGTCTTGTTCGTGCCCGTTGCGAGAACTCTGCAGTTcttggagaaagaaagaacgtGAACCTCCCTGGAATCGTAGTTGATCTTCCAACACTCACAGAGAAGGATCAAGAGGATATTCTCCAATGGGGAGTTCCGAATAAGATCGATATCATCGCTCTTTCCTTTGTTCGTAAAGGATCTGATCTGGTCGAGGTCAGGAAGTTGCTTGGAGAGAACGCAAAGAGTATCATGCTCATGTCAAAG GTGGAGAATCAAGAAGGAGTGATGAATTTTGACAAGATTCTGGAATATTCTGATGCATTCATGGTGGCTAGAGGTGATTTAGGAATGGAGATTCCGATTGAAAAGATGTTTCTTgctcagaagatgatgattcagAAGGCTAATGCTCTTGGGAAGCCAATCGTCACAGCCACACAGATGCTTGAGTCAATGACCAAATCTCCTCGTCCAACTAGAGCAGAAGCCACCGATGTAGCTAACGCTGTCCTTGACGGCACTGATTGCGTCATGCTCAGTGGAGAAACCGCCGCCGGAGCTCACCCTGAAACCGCCGTGCTAACAATGTCAAGAATCTGTAAGGAAGCAGAGGATTTCATCGATTACGACACAATGCACAAGAAGATTCAAGATATCGTTTCGTTGCCTTTATCTCCTATTGAGAGCTTGGCCGCTTCAGCCGTTTCGACGGCGAGGAGTCTTTGTGCGGCTGCGATTGTCGTTCTAACCAAGGGAGGTTACACGGTGGAGCTTGTGGCCAAGTACAGGCCTAGTGTTCCGATTCTGTCCGTAATTGTGCCGGAGATTACTCGTACGGATGATTTCGAGTGGTCGTGCTCTGAATCTGCGGCTCATGTGGCAAGACGTGGTTTGATCTACCGTGGAATTGTTCCTGTGATGGCGACGGGAGCATCCGCTAGGTCTTCGAACAAGGACTCGACGGAGGAGACGATTCAATTCGCCATTGAATTCGCGAAGAAGAAGGGAATATGTAAGACAGGAGACTCGATTGTGGCGTTGCACAAGATCGATGGCTCCTCTGTTGTCAAGATTTTGAACGTGGAGTAG
- the MYR2 gene encoding Homeodomain-like superfamily protein (Homeodomain-like superfamily protein; FUNCTIONS IN: sequence-specific DNA binding transcription factor activity; INVOLVED IN: regulation of transcription; EXPRESSED IN: 9 plant structures; EXPRESSED DURING: 4 anthesis, 4 leaf senescence stage, petal differentiation and expansion stage; CONTAINS InterPro DOMAIN/s: Homeodomain-like (InterPro:IPR009057), Myb, DNA-binding (InterPro:IPR014778), Myb-like DNA-binding domain, SHAQKYF class (InterPro:IPR006447), HTH transcriptional regulator, Myb-type, DNA-binding (InterPro:IPR017930), Homeodomain-related (InterPro:IPR012287); BEST Arabidopsis thaliana protein match is: myb-related protein 1 (TAIR:AT5G18240.4); Has 30201 Blast hits to 17322 proteins in 780 species: Archae - 12; Bacteria - 1396; Metazoa - 17338; Fungi - 3422; Plants - 5037; Viruses - 0; Other Eukaryotes - 2996 (source: NCBI BLink).): MYYQNQHQGKNILSSSRMHITSERHPFLRGNSPGDSGLILSTDAKPRLKWTPDLHERFIEAVNQLGGADKATPKTIMKVMGIPGLTLYHLKSHLQKYRLSKNLNGQANNSFNKIGIMTMMEEKTPDADEIQSENLSIGPQPNKNSPIGEALQMQIEVQRRLHEQLEVQRHLQLRIEAQGKYLQSVLEKAQETLGRQNLGAAGIEAAKVQLSELVSKVSAEYPNSSFLEPKELQNLCSQQMQTNYPPDCSLESCLTSSEGTQKNSKMLENNRLGLRTYIGDSTSEQKEIMEEPLFQRMELTWTEGLRGNPYLSTMVSEAEQRISYSERSPGRLSIGVGLHGHKSQHQQGNNEDHKLETRNRKGMDSTTELDLNTHVENYCTTRTKQFDLNGFSWN; encoded by the exons ATGTATTACCAAAACCAGCACCAAGGAAAGAACATCCTCTCATCTTCAAGAATGCATATAACTTCTGAAAGGCATCCATTCCTTAGAGGGAATAGTCCAGGTGATTCTGGACTTATCCTATCAACCGATGCAAAGCCACGCCTAAAATGGACTCCAGATCTTCATGAGAGATTCATTGAAGCAGTCAATCAACTCGGTGGAGCAGATA AAGCTACTCCTAAGACAATCATGAAAGTCATGGGGATTCCAGGCCTTACCTTATACCATCTCAAAAGTCATCTTCAG AAATACAGGCTGAGCAAGAATCTCAACGGACAAGCTAACAACAGCTTCAACAAAATAGGTATAATGACCATGATGGAAGAAAAGACTCCTGATGCAGACGAAATTCAAAGCGAGAATTTAAGCATTGGACCACAGCCAAACAA GAATTCACCAATAGGTGAAGCACTGCAAATGCAAATAGAGGTCCAAAGAAGGCTTCATGAGCAACTTGAG GTACAGCGACATTTGCAGCTTAGGATAGAGGCTCAAGGGAAGTACCTGCAATCGGTTTTGGAGAAAGCACAAGAGACTCTTGGAAGACAGAACCTCGGTGCAGCTGGGATCGAAGCTGCCAAAGTTCAACTCTCGGAACTAGTATCTAAAGTATCAGCAGAGTACCCAAACTCTAGTTTCCTAGAACCAAAAGAACTTCAAAACCTATGCTCACAACAGATGCAAACAAACTATCCACCTGATTGCTCTCTTGAAAGTTGCCTGACCTCAAGCGAGGGAACGCAGAAAAACTCGAAAATGCTAGAGAACAACAGATTAGGACTAAGAACGTATATTGGTGATTCAACATCGGAGCAGAAAGAGATTATGGAAGAACCATTGTTCCAAAGAATGGAGCTCACATGGACAGAAGGTCTAAGAGGGAATCCATATCTTTCAACAATGGTGAGTGAAGCAGAACAAAGAATCTCATATTCAGAAAGAAGTCCAGGTAGATTATCAATAGGAGTAGGATTGCACGGACACAAAAGCCAACATCAACAAGGCAACAATGAGGATCATAAGCTTGAAACACGAAACCGGAAAGGCATGGATTCAACAACAGAGCTAGATCTCAACACACATGTTGAAAACTATTGTACAACGCGTACGAAACAGTTCGACTTGAATGGTTTCAGCTGGAACTGA
- the MYR2 gene encoding Homeodomain-like superfamily protein: protein MKVMGIPGLTLYHLKSHLQKYRLSKNLNGQANNSFNKIGIMTMMEEKTPDADEIQSENLSIGPQPNKNSPIGEALQMQIEVQRRLHEQLELRIEAQGKYLQSVLEKAQETLGRQNLGAAGIEAAKVQLSELVSKVSAEYPNSSFLEPKELQNLCSQQMQTNYPPDCSLESCLTSSEGTQKNSKMLENNRLGLRTYIGDSTSEQKEIMEEPLFQRMELTWTEGLRGNPYLSTMVSEAEQRISYSERSPGRLSIGVGLHGHKSQHQQGNNEDHKLETRNRKGMDSTTELDLNTHVENYCTTRTKQFDLNGFSWN, encoded by the exons ATGAAAGTCATGGGGATTCCAGGCCTTACCTTATACCATCTCAAAAGTCATCTTCAG AAATACAGGCTGAGCAAGAATCTCAACGGACAAGCTAACAACAGCTTCAACAAAATAGGTATAATGACCATGATGGAAGAAAAGACTCCTGATGCAGACGAAATTCAAAGCGAGAATTTAAGCATTGGACCACAGCCAAACAA GAATTCACCAATAGGTGAAGCACTGCAAATGCAAATAGAGGTCCAAAGAAGGCTTCATGAGCAACTTGAG CTTAGGATAGAGGCTCAAGGGAAGTACCTGCAATCGGTTTTGGAGAAAGCACAAGAGACTCTTGGAAGACAGAACCTCGGTGCAGCTGGGATCGAAGCTGCCAAAGTTCAACTCTCGGAACTAGTATCTAAAGTATCAGCAGAGTACCCAAACTCTAGTTTCCTAGAACCAAAAGAACTTCAAAACCTATGCTCACAACAGATGCAAACAAACTATCCACCTGATTGCTCTCTTGAAAGTTGCCTGACCTCAAGCGAGGGAACGCAGAAAAACTCGAAAATGCTAGAGAACAACAGATTAGGACTAAGAACGTATATTGGTGATTCAACATCGGAGCAGAAAGAGATTATGGAAGAACCATTGTTCCAAAGAATGGAGCTCACATGGACAGAAGGTCTAAGAGGGAATCCATATCTTTCAACAATGGTGAGTGAAGCAGAACAAAGAATCTCATATTCAGAAAGAAGTCCAGGTAGATTATCAATAGGAGTAGGATTGCACGGACACAAAAGCCAACATCAACAAGGCAACAATGAGGATCATAAGCTTGAAACACGAAACCGGAAAGGCATGGATTCAACAACAGAGCTAGATCTCAACACACATGTTGAAAACTATTGTACAACGCGTACGAAACAGTTCGACTTGAATGGTTTCAGCTGGAACTGA
- the MYR2 gene encoding Homeodomain-like superfamily protein (Homeodomain-like superfamily protein; FUNCTIONS IN: sequence-specific DNA binding transcription factor activity; INVOLVED IN: regulation of transcription; EXPRESSED IN: 9 plant structures; EXPRESSED DURING: 4 anthesis, 4 leaf senescence stage, petal differentiation and expansion stage; CONTAINS InterPro DOMAIN/s: Homeodomain-like (InterPro:IPR009057), Myb, DNA-binding (InterPro:IPR014778), HTH transcriptional regulator, Myb-type, DNA-binding (InterPro:IPR017930), Myb-like DNA-binding domain, SHAQKYF class (InterPro:IPR006447), Homeodomain-related (InterPro:IPR012287); BEST Arabidopsis thaliana protein match is: myb-related protein 1 (TAIR:AT5G18240.2); Has 1677 Blast hits to 1670 proteins in 63 species: Archae - 0; Bacteria - 0; Metazoa - 0; Fungi - 0; Plants - 1656; Viruses - 0; Other Eukaryotes - 21 (source: NCBI BLink).): protein MYYQNQHQGKNILSSSRMHITSERHPFLRGNSPGDSGLILSTDAKPRLKWTPDLHERFIEAVNQLGGADKATPKTIMKVMGIPGLTLYHLKSHLQKYRLSKNLNGQANNSFNKIGIMTMMEEKTPDADEIQSENLSIGPQPNKNSPIGEALQMQIEVQRRLHEQLELRIEAQGKYLQSVLEKAQETLGRQNLGAAGIEAAKVQLSELVSKVSAEYPNSSFLEPKELQNLCSQQMQTNYPPDCSLESCLTSSEGTQKNSKMLENNRLGLRTYIGDSTSEQKEIMEEPLFQRMELTWTEGLRGNPYLSTMVSEAEQRISYSERSPGRLSIGVGLHGHKSQHQQGNNEDHKLETRNRKGMDSTTELDLNTHVENYCTTRTKQFDLNGFSWN from the exons ATGTATTACCAAAACCAGCACCAAGGAAAGAACATCCTCTCATCTTCAAGAATGCATATAACTTCTGAAAGGCATCCATTCCTTAGAGGGAATAGTCCAGGTGATTCTGGACTTATCCTATCAACCGATGCAAAGCCACGCCTAAAATGGACTCCAGATCTTCATGAGAGATTCATTGAAGCAGTCAATCAACTCGGTGGAGCAGATA AAGCTACTCCTAAGACAATCATGAAAGTCATGGGGATTCCAGGCCTTACCTTATACCATCTCAAAAGTCATCTTCAG AAATACAGGCTGAGCAAGAATCTCAACGGACAAGCTAACAACAGCTTCAACAAAATAGGTATAATGACCATGATGGAAGAAAAGACTCCTGATGCAGACGAAATTCAAAGCGAGAATTTAAGCATTGGACCACAGCCAAACAA GAATTCACCAATAGGTGAAGCACTGCAAATGCAAATAGAGGTCCAAAGAAGGCTTCATGAGCAACTTGAG CTTAGGATAGAGGCTCAAGGGAAGTACCTGCAATCGGTTTTGGAGAAAGCACAAGAGACTCTTGGAAGACAGAACCTCGGTGCAGCTGGGATCGAAGCTGCCAAAGTTCAACTCTCGGAACTAGTATCTAAAGTATCAGCAGAGTACCCAAACTCTAGTTTCCTAGAACCAAAAGAACTTCAAAACCTATGCTCACAACAGATGCAAACAAACTATCCACCTGATTGCTCTCTTGAAAGTTGCCTGACCTCAAGCGAGGGAACGCAGAAAAACTCGAAAATGCTAGAGAACAACAGATTAGGACTAAGAACGTATATTGGTGATTCAACATCGGAGCAGAAAGAGATTATGGAAGAACCATTGTTCCAAAGAATGGAGCTCACATGGACAGAAGGTCTAAGAGGGAATCCATATCTTTCAACAATGGTGAGTGAAGCAGAACAAAGAATCTCATATTCAGAAAGAAGTCCAGGTAGATTATCAATAGGAGTAGGATTGCACGGACACAAAAGCCAACATCAACAAGGCAACAATGAGGATCATAAGCTTGAAACACGAAACCGGAAAGGCATGGATTCAACAACAGAGCTAGATCTCAACACACATGTTGAAAACTATTGTACAACGCGTACGAAACAGTTCGACTTGAATGGTTTCAGCTGGAACTGA
- the MYR2 gene encoding Homeodomain-like superfamily protein yields the protein MKVMGIPGLTLYHLKSHLQKYRLSKNLNGQANNSFNKIGIMTMMEEKTPDADEIQSENLSIGPQPNKNSPIGEALQMQIEVQRRLHEQLEVQRHLQLRIEAQGKYLQSVLEKAQETLGRQNLGAAGIEAAKVQLSELVSKVSAEYPNSSFLEPKELQNLCSQQMQTNYPPDCSLESCLTSSEGTQKNSKMLENNRLGLRTYIGDSTSEQKEIMEEPLFQRMELTWTEGLRGNPYLSTMVSEAEQRISYSERSPGRLSIGVGLHGHKSQHQQGNNEDHKLETRNRKGMDSTTELDLNTHVENYCTTRTKQFDLNGFSWN from the exons ATGAAAGTCATGGGGATTCCAGGCCTTACCTTATACCATCTCAAAAGTCATCTTCAG AAATACAGGCTGAGCAAGAATCTCAACGGACAAGCTAACAACAGCTTCAACAAAATAGGTATAATGACCATGATGGAAGAAAAGACTCCTGATGCAGACGAAATTCAAAGCGAGAATTTAAGCATTGGACCACAGCCAAACAA GAATTCACCAATAGGTGAAGCACTGCAAATGCAAATAGAGGTCCAAAGAAGGCTTCATGAGCAACTTGAG GTACAGCGACATTTGCAGCTTAGGATAGAGGCTCAAGGGAAGTACCTGCAATCGGTTTTGGAGAAAGCACAAGAGACTCTTGGAAGACAGAACCTCGGTGCAGCTGGGATCGAAGCTGCCAAAGTTCAACTCTCGGAACTAGTATCTAAAGTATCAGCAGAGTACCCAAACTCTAGTTTCCTAGAACCAAAAGAACTTCAAAACCTATGCTCACAACAGATGCAAACAAACTATCCACCTGATTGCTCTCTTGAAAGTTGCCTGACCTCAAGCGAGGGAACGCAGAAAAACTCGAAAATGCTAGAGAACAACAGATTAGGACTAAGAACGTATATTGGTGATTCAACATCGGAGCAGAAAGAGATTATGGAAGAACCATTGTTCCAAAGAATGGAGCTCACATGGACAGAAGGTCTAAGAGGGAATCCATATCTTTCAACAATGGTGAGTGAAGCAGAACAAAGAATCTCATATTCAGAAAGAAGTCCAGGTAGATTATCAATAGGAGTAGGATTGCACGGACACAAAAGCCAACATCAACAAGGCAACAATGAGGATCATAAGCTTGAAACACGAAACCGGAAAGGCATGGATTCAACAACAGAGCTAGATCTCAACACACATGTTGAAAACTATTGTACAACGCGTACGAAACAGTTCGACTTGAATGGTTTCAGCTGGAACTGA